The Aphis gossypii isolate Hap1 chromosome 3, ASM2018417v2, whole genome shotgun sequence genome includes a region encoding these proteins:
- the LOC114119562 gene encoding fatty acyl-CoA reductase wat-like, with amino-acid sequence MSIPETFKNGTIFVTGCTGFMGKVLTEKLLRSCDVKNIAVLVRGKNGLDASQRAGDIFKQSLFDRLRSEKPEFMTKIKIIDGNLEEQSLKISTDNRDWLIKNVNFVFHCAATVKLNEPLKVATRINIQGTENVVTLATNIINLKGFVYVSSAYSHYPRNEIKEELYPLSITAKELKQLIILDGKVDRLLVDWPNTYTLSKAITENMILTNENQLPISIFRPSIIGCTTSEPEPYWLDNLQGLSAVVTSVIVGFLRSLPMSMNKKTDIVPVDYTVNALISVMWDTVNRYKNSNERNKQPKIYNFVFSVDKPIYWGKFFDYIYEIYYQVPPLNTMWYICCVFSDNRWIVAIMGFLLHKIPAALLDLSLLICGKNPKMLKMYAKREKMTVLFKPFSTVEWKFDNSNTRELWTLLSQDDRKTFWFSFEQFDWKSYVQGFVFGIRKHILKEDLNNVTKALSKNKKLFWLHQLCICFVIYIALHVCWVFVELLM; translated from the exons ATGAGTATACCTGAAACGTTTAAGAACGGGACAATTTTTGTTACTGGTTGTACAGGGTTTATGGGAAAAGTACTAACGGAAAAATTGCTTAGGTCATGTGATGTGAAGAACATTGCAGTTCTTGTTAGAGGTAAAAATGGATTGGACGCCAGTCAAAGAGCTGGAGATATCTTTAAGCAATCT ttatttgatCGCCTTAGAAGTGAAAAACCCGAatttatgacaaaaataaaaataattgatggaAATTTAGAAGAACaatcattgaaaatttcaacagACAATCGTGATTGGTTGATCAAAAAtgtgaattttgtttttcattgtgCTGCTACAGTCAAATTAAATGAACCTCTTAAAGTGGCAACACGAATAAACATTCAAGGAACAGAAAATGTAGTAACACTagcaacaaatataattaacctcaag ggtttTGTGTACGTATCTTCAGCTTATTCACACTATCCGAGAAATGAAATTAAAGAAGAATTATATCCCCTTTCGATAACAGCTAaagaattaaaacaattaattatattagatgGAAAAGTTGacag GCTTTTAGTAGATTGGCCTAATACATACACTTTATCTAAAGCTATCACCGAAAATATGATACTAACAAACGAAAACCAATTACCGATTTCAATATTTCGTCCTTCAATTA taggttgCACAACATCTGAACCAGAACCATATTGGTTGGATAATTTACAAGGATTATCTGCTGTAGTTACTTCAGTCATCGTTGGATTTTTAAGATCACTGCCAATGTccatgaataaaaaaacagaTATTGTCCCAGTTGATTACACAGTTAATGCACTAATTAGTGTAATGTGGGATACGGTAAAcag atataaaaatagtaacgaAAGAAATAAGCAaccaaaaatttacaatttcgtGTTTAGTGTTGACAAACCAATATATTGGGGAAAGTTCTtcgattatatttatgaaatttattatcaagtGCCTCCGTTAAATACAATGTGGTATATATGTTGTGTATTTTCTGATAATCGTTGGATCGTTGCTATTATGggatttttattacacaaaatacCTGCTGCGCTTTTAGATTTGTCATTATTGATTTGTGGTAAAAATCCAAA aatgttgaaaatgtatgcaaaaagagaaaaaatgaCGGTATTGTTTAAACCGTTTTCAACCGTCGAATGGAAAtttgataatagtaatactcgAGAACTATGGACGTTACTAAGTCAAGATGATCGCAAGACGTTTTGGTTCAGTTTCGAACAATTTGATTGGAAATCTTATGTACAAGGTTTCGTTTTTGGGATTAGGAAACATATTCTAAAAGAAGacttaaataatgtaacaaaagcgttatcaaaaaataaaaa gttaTTTTGGTTGCATCAGTTGtgcatttgttttgttatttacatCGCACTTCATGTATGTTGGGTGTTTGTTGAACTACTAATgtag